Genomic window (Spiroplasma sabaudiense Ar-1343):
ATGTTTCCAATTTGTTGGTTTCACTTCAAATTTTTTCAATTTCATTGACTTTATAACGATCAATCATTAAAATTCAGGCTCCAATAAAATTGTTTGTTGACGATCTGGTCCAACTGAAAAACCTAAAATATCAATGTTGCACAATTCTTTTATTTTATTTAAATAATTTTGAGCGTTAATTGGTAAATCTTTGAAAGAGTGAACTTTTGTTATATCTTCATTTCAACCCGGCATTTCAATATAATTTGCTTGACAATTTTGATAATCAGCATTCAATGGTGGTATGGTTGTAATTTCTTTACCGTCTAAACTATAACTTGTACAAATTTTGACAACTGGTTCTCCTGATAGTACATCAAGTAAAGTTATAAAAATTTTGTCTAGACCCGTAGTTCTAATTGCATAATTTAGGGCAACCGCATCAAACCAACCAACTCTTCTGGGACGACCAGTGTTTGAGCCATATTCATTTCCGCGCTTACGAATTCCTTCACCAATTGAATTCGCTTGTTCTGTAGGAAAACCTCCAGTTCCAACGCGAGTACAGTAAGCTTTCACAACTCCTAACGCTGTTGTAATTAGATTATGGTTGATTCCTGAACCCAACGATGCGTTATTTGCACTTGTATTTGAGCTAGTAACAAATGGATAAGTCCCGTGATCAATATCTAAAAGTGCTCCTTGAGCTCCCTCAAATAAAACATATTCTCCTGACTTGATAGCTGTGTCAATTAAAAGCGAGGTATCAACAATCTGGTTTTTTATTTTTTCAAAGTTACTCATTAATTCTTGATAAATAGTTTCAAAATCTAAAGCCTGACCTTCATAAACTTTTGTTATTAATCGATTTTTAAACTCAATAATTTCAGCAAATCTAGCTTTAAAGTTTGGATCAAATAAATCACAAATTCTCACCCCAAGGCGGTCAACTTTATCTTGATAAGTTGGTCCAATTCCTCGTTTTGTTGTCCCTATTTTATTTTTCCCTCGCGCATTTTCTTGAAGTTCATCAATTGCGATATGATATGGTAAAACAACATGGGCGCGGTTAGATATTAATAAGTTTTTAGTTTCAACTCCGGTTTTTTTTAAAATTTCTAATTCTGAAACCAGTCTTGGTAAATTAATTACAGCTCCATTGGCAATAACGTTGGTAACTTTTGGATTTAAAATTCCTGAAGGTACAATTGTTACTTTATGGCGAACTCCTTCACTTACAATAATATGTCCGGCATTATCTCCTCCAGAAAATCTTACAACCATTTTTGCTTTTTGAGCAAAATAGTCTGTAATTTTTCCCTTTCCCTCGTCGCCTCATTGTGCTCCAACGATAACTAAACTTTTATTTTTCATAGCTTCCTCCTAATTATATTTATTCATTAAATTAATAAATTCCATTCCTTCAACTCAATCTTTTAATCAATTAATTTTATTAACGAAATTAGTAATAATAGTTTTTAATTCTGTGTCAGAAATTTTTGATAACACTCAGTCAACAATTTTTCATCCAGGTTCAGGATTACCAATACCGATTCTCAATCTTTGAAAATTTGTAGTATGAAAATGACTAATCAAACTTTTAAGACCATTATGGCCAGCTGGGCTACCAAAATTTTTAAATTGTTGTTTGGTTATTGGAAAATCCTTTTCATCATGCAAAATAACTACGTCATTTAGTGATAATTTATAAAAGCTGATAATTTTTATCACTGAATCACCTGATAAATTCATGAAAGTTAGAGGCTTTGCCATAATAACTTTTTCTCCTGCAATATTTGCTGTAAATATTTGTGCTTGAAACTTTTCACCAGAAAAGTCTGCACGATAATGTTTTATCAACTCGTCAAGTACTAAAAAACCAGCATTGTGACGCGTTTGTTGATATTGCAATCCTGGGTTTCCCAATCCCACAATTAATTTCACTTACTTTTTATCTCCTAAAAACTTTTTAATTCGGCATAAAGTTTGTGCTTGAAATTCTCCATAGACATCCGACAAAGAGTCATTTTGAACAGAGGCCTTGATCATTGTAGCTAGTAAGTTGGCAACTGAAATAATTTTTAGACCCTTAAATTTTTTTGCTTCAGGAATTTCAATTGTATTTGTAACAACGATTTCCTTGACAATTTTATTTTGGATTGCGGTTGTCATTTTGCTTGGGCCTTCCCCATTAAATAATCCATGACCCCCAAAAATATAAACTTCTTTTGCTCCGTTTTCTTTTAAAGCATTGGCCGCGGCAATAATTGTCCCACCAGTATCTATCATGTCATCAACAATAAAACATACTCTATCTTGGATATCACCCAAAACAAATTCTACATTAGCTTTATTGGGTTCTGGCCTTCTCTTTGCAATAACAGCTATTCCATTTGTTAAACCGGCTGTATATTTTGCAACCTCATGAACACGAGTTAACCCTCCGTGATCTGGGGACACTAAAATACATTTGT
Coding sequences:
- a CDS encoding adenylosuccinate synthase, which gives rise to MKNKSLVIVGAQWGDEGKGKITDYFAQKAKMVVRFSGGDNAGHIIVSEGVRHKVTIVPSGILNPKVTNVIANGAVINLPRLVSELEILKKTGVETKNLLISNRAHVVLPYHIAIDELQENARGKNKIGTTKRGIGPTYQDKVDRLGVRICDLFDPNFKARFAEIIEFKNRLITKVYEGQALDFETIYQELMSNFEKIKNQIVDTSLLIDTAIKSGEYVLFEGAQGALLDIDHGTYPFVTSSNTSANNASLGSGINHNLITTALGVVKAYCTRVGTGGFPTEQANSIGEGIRKRGNEYGSNTGRPRRVGWFDAVALNYAIRTTGLDKIFITLLDVLSGEPVVKICTSYSLDGKEITTIPPLNADYQNCQANYIEMPGWNEDITKVHSFKDLPINAQNYLNKIKELCNIDILGFSVGPDRQQTILLEPEF
- the pth gene encoding aminoacyl-tRNA hydrolase is translated as MKLIVGLGNPGLQYQQTRHNAGFLVLDELIKHYRADFSGEKFQAQIFTANIAGEKVIMAKPLTFMNLSGDSVIKIISFYKLSLNDVVILHDEKDFPITKQQFKNFGSPAGHNGLKSLISHFHTTNFQRLRIGIGNPEPGWKIVDWVLSKISDTELKTIITNFVNKINWLKDWVEGMEFINLMNKYN
- a CDS encoding ribose-phosphate diphosphokinase; the encoded protein is MPREQNEINIFGLSASQKLTDEICKILGITQKIAKKIVFADGEILMQAEDTVRGKEIYVIQSTSQPVNENLMELLIAVDMFKRASAQKINVVIPYFGYARQDRKAKGRQPITAKLVANLIEKAGADRVIIVDLHSAQSMGFFDIPVDNFHSAQTMANEIINTIIDNNLDHNKCILVSPDHGGLTRVHEVAKYTAGLTNGIAVIAKRRPEPNKANVEFVLGDIQDRVCFIVDDMIDTGGTIIAAANALKENGAKEVYIFGGHGLFNGEGPSKMTTAIQNKIVKEIVVTNTIEIPEAKKFKGLKIISVANLLATMIKASVQNDSLSDVYGEFQAQTLCRIKKFLGDKK